A genomic region of Armatimonadota bacterium contains the following coding sequences:
- the rbsK gene encoding ribokinase, with product MVSQIVVVGSSNTDMVAKTERMPMPGETVFGEFVMAPGGKGANQAVAAARLGAEVTLIARIGNDVFGDLSFSNFEREGIRTDFMVRDSSTHSGVALIFVDAKGENSIVVASGANGRLAPEDVDRAQEALAECKVLLLQLEIPLETVFHAASIAAKHGVKIILTPAPVRQLPAELLGLVDVLVPNETEAAALLDLPSECLLDNPQAAAGLLDLGVASAVVTLGSRGALIVTREGNQLLPAIPVKAVDTTAAGDAFTGALSVALARGESIRKAVEFAVAAAAVSVTRMGAQPSLPTESEVLELLKEVVK from the coding sequence CTGGTGAGCCAAATTGTTGTTGTCGGGTCAAGCAATACGGATATGGTAGCCAAAACTGAGCGTATGCCGATGCCGGGGGAGACGGTCTTTGGCGAATTTGTAATGGCTCCTGGCGGCAAGGGTGCGAACCAGGCGGTCGCGGCGGCTCGGCTCGGAGCAGAAGTTACTCTTATTGCTCGAATTGGCAACGATGTTTTTGGTGATTTGTCGTTCAGTAATTTTGAACGCGAGGGAATTAGGACAGATTTTATGGTTCGGGATTCTTCCACACATTCTGGAGTTGCGTTAATCTTCGTAGATGCAAAAGGTGAGAACTCAATTGTTGTTGCTTCTGGAGCGAACGGAAGACTTGCGCCGGAGGATGTTGATAGAGCACAAGAAGCCCTAGCAGAGTGCAAAGTTCTTCTTCTCCAACTCGAGATTCCATTGGAAACCGTATTCCACGCCGCAAGTATTGCAGCGAAACACGGCGTAAAAATAATTCTTACCCCAGCACCTGTAAGGCAATTGCCGGCGGAGCTACTTGGATTAGTTGATGTGCTAGTGCCAAACGAAACCGAAGCGGCGGCACTGCTTGATTTGCCGAGTGAATGCTTGCTTGATAATCCGCAGGCTGCCGCAGGACTGCTTGATCTTGGGGTTGCCAGCGCAGTAGTTACCCTTGGCTCACGGGGTGCCCTGATTGTAACGCGCGAGGGGAACCAACTTCTGCCTGCAATTCCCGTCAAGGCAGTGGACACAACCGCGGCGGGAGATGCTTTTACTGGTGCGCTTTCGGTGGCGCTTGCACGAGGCGAAAGTATTAGAAAGGCTGTAGAATTTGCGGTAGCCGCTGCGGCAGTTTCGGTTACACGAATGGGAGCTCAGCCTTCCTTGCCGACCGAATCTGAAGTATTAGAGTTGCTCAAAGAGGTGGTGAAGTAA
- the tatC gene encoding twin-arginine translocase subunit TatC, giving the protein MKTEVEEDIENGKQLELVEHLAELRARIIRCVVYLAIGACAGWFFFPFFFKILAGPIIGFLKEMGSSFLLTGVAEGFTIKFQISLITGSILALPLITMEGWGFIAPGLTRKERRAVKLVAPLSILLFCLGVALAYFALPMGIRWLISQNPPGAKFMPSVAQTLLFIIKMYLAFGLVFQTPIILMFLARVGIVDSQMLKSYWRQAVLALLIVAAAVTPSGDAMTMMMIGLPMVFLYILSIGLVKLVEPRS; this is encoded by the coding sequence ATGAAGACCGAAGTTGAGGAAGACATCGAAAACGGAAAACAGCTAGAGCTTGTAGAACATCTGGCTGAACTTCGAGCAAGAATCATACGGTGCGTGGTATATCTAGCTATCGGTGCATGCGCCGGATGGTTTTTCTTCCCATTCTTCTTCAAAATCTTAGCCGGTCCAATCATTGGTTTCTTGAAGGAGATGGGAAGTTCATTCCTTCTCACCGGCGTTGCTGAAGGATTTACAATCAAGTTCCAGATATCCCTAATTACAGGTTCAATCCTTGCACTGCCTCTAATCACCATGGAGGGATGGGGATTCATTGCCCCAGGTCTGACGCGGAAGGAGCGGCGAGCGGTTAAACTAGTAGCTCCGCTTTCAATATTGTTATTCTGTTTAGGCGTGGCACTAGCCTACTTCGCACTGCCAATGGGAATTAGGTGGTTGATAAGCCAGAATCCGCCCGGAGCGAAGTTCATGCCTTCTGTTGCCCAGACACTCCTATTTATAATAAAAATGTACTTAGCTTTTGGCTTGGTGTTCCAAACCCCCATTATCCTGATGTTCCTAGCAAGAGTTGGAATTGTTGACTCACAGATGTTGAAATCATATTGGCGGCAGGCCGTCCTTGCTCTGCTTATCGTTGCTGCGGCCGTAACACCCTCAGGAGATGCAATGACAATGATGATGATAGGCTTGCCCATGGTCTTCTTATACATTCTTAGCATTGGTCTTGTGAAGCTTGTTGAACCGCGGTCATGA
- a CDS encoding sugar phosphate isomerase/epimerase, translating into MKMPLGVSTWCFNDLAPRQVRVILDGGEQSSPEGLPYVRTYFRELVDVVHNSSIQTLELWYSDVLGDENVAASINRLSEHGKISSMHAPFGPVRDLGSLDDDVRRRGIEGCKWAANLLNRFGGKTLVVHGGSAAKDAAQKPERIKYSAQSIAEIADFCEGLNIDVAVEMLANLAVGSSASELLNILQMINRPNVGVCLDVNHVLPADEIIPSVYALGKKLITLHISDYDGKEEKHWLPGMGIIDWKTFIKALHEIGYAGPFMYETRFKAASLCEAASVLEENYKMLMASAGLNIG; encoded by the coding sequence ATGAAGATGCCGCTCGGAGTGTCAACCTGGTGCTTTAATGATTTAGCCCCACGACAAGTTAGAGTTATTCTTGATGGTGGTGAGCAGTCTTCACCCGAAGGTCTCCCCTATGTGCGTACGTATTTCCGCGAATTGGTTGATGTGGTTCATAATTCCAGCATACAAACTCTCGAGCTTTGGTACAGCGATGTCTTGGGTGATGAGAACGTTGCGGCTAGTATAAACCGCCTCTCCGAGCATGGCAAAATCTCCTCGATGCATGCTCCATTTGGTCCTGTGCGAGACCTGGGGTCATTGGATGATGATGTCAGGCGTAGAGGAATTGAGGGATGCAAATGGGCTGCCAATTTGTTGAATCGTTTTGGAGGCAAGACTTTGGTTGTCCATGGGGGTTCTGCGGCAAAAGATGCGGCTCAAAAACCTGAGCGGATAAAATACAGCGCACAGAGTATTGCGGAGATTGCAGATTTTTGTGAAGGTTTAAACATCGACGTAGCAGTCGAAATGCTTGCAAATCTGGCTGTTGGGAGCAGTGCTTCGGAGCTGTTGAACATCTTGCAAATGATTAACCGTCCCAATGTGGGCGTTTGCCTTGATGTAAATCATGTCCTTCCTGCGGATGAAATTATCCCATCGGTATATGCATTGGGGAAAAAATTAATTACCCTTCATATCTCAGATTATGACGGCAAAGAAGAAAAACACTGGCTGCCAGGCATGGGGATAATTGATTGGAAAACCTTTATTAAAGCACTTCATGAAATTGGATATGCCGGGCCCTTCATGTATGAGACACGCTTTAAAGCGGCAAGCCTTTGCGAAGCGGCATCAGTGCTTGAGGAAAATTATAAAATGCTGATGGCCTCAGCAGGATTAAATATTGGCTGA
- a CDS encoding peptidylprolyl isomerase: MQTKRILILIAVVIAISAIPAYCAKPVPDIVATVNGEKITKKELENILFDWSGPLALEELIDHRLIGQEARKQGIVVTPEEVKKKMEESKKFLPPGMSLEEALQRSGMTPGHWFARLKAQAQAEGIVRKTIKITDEDLAGQVKVSRILIKVPYKQDEEEKKKAEQEAQEKIAKISQEIKDGLAFEEAAKKYSEDLMTKEKGGDMGYVPKNTMGKEFEEAIAKLKPGDISDPFKTAIGYQIVKYFGSGKEAQGNERKELIDRLTTMQLQQKMNDWFLTLRNKAKIVNYLAPQPPKQQEQPKVEESKPAESPKPAAQPTEEAPKEEPKNGAPPPGVSDAEAATPPPPPTPPAP, from the coding sequence ATGCAGACAAAGAGAATTCTTATTTTAATTGCAGTAGTCATAGCAATCTCGGCAATTCCGGCATATTGTGCTAAGCCGGTGCCGGACATAGTGGCTACCGTGAATGGTGAGAAAATCACCAAAAAGGAGCTGGAAAACATCCTATTTGATTGGAGCGGCCCCTTGGCGCTTGAGGAGCTGATTGACCACCGATTAATAGGACAAGAGGCAAGGAAACAGGGCATTGTTGTTACCCCTGAAGAAGTCAAGAAAAAGATGGAGGAGAGCAAGAAATTCCTTCCTCCGGGCATGTCTTTGGAAGAAGCTTTGCAGCGTAGCGGAATGACGCCTGGACACTGGTTTGCCAGGTTAAAGGCCCAGGCTCAAGCCGAGGGAATAGTCAGAAAAACAATCAAGATAACTGATGAGGATCTTGCCGGACAAGTAAAGGTCTCGCGAATCTTAATAAAAGTCCCGTATAAACAGGACGAGGAAGAGAAAAAGAAAGCCGAGCAGGAAGCTCAAGAGAAGATTGCCAAGATCTCCCAAGAGATAAAAGATGGATTGGCATTCGAAGAGGCTGCAAAGAAGTACTCCGAGGACCTAATGACAAAAGAGAAGGGCGGCGACATGGGTTATGTACCCAAGAACACAATGGGTAAGGAGTTTGAGGAAGCTATTGCTAAGCTCAAACCTGGTGATATAAGCGACCCATTCAAAACCGCAATTGGGTATCAAATCGTGAAGTATTTTGGTAGCGGCAAGGAAGCGCAAGGAAACGAAAGAAAGGAACTAATAGATCGTCTGACTACAATGCAACTGCAACAAAAAATGAATGATTGGTTCCTTACGCTTAGAAATAAAGCAAAGATTGTAAACTATCTGGCTCCTCAGCCGCCGAAACAGCAAGAACAGCCAAAAGTAGAAGAGTCCAAACCAGCTGAGTCGCCGAAGCCTGCCGCTCAGCCGACCGAAGAAGCCCCCAAGGAGGAGCCAAAGAACGGTGCTCCTCCTCCTGGAGTAAGCGATGCGGAAGCAGCTACGCCGCCGCCACCGCCTACGCCTCCTGCACCATAA
- a CDS encoding transketolase, translating to MAVKQSVISEEEVQRLEAIAKELRAYNLISIYAAGSGHPGGTLSIIDFVTVLYFHTLNHKPDDPCWEGRDRVFWSTGHKAPALYVALARAGYFPIEEAMRLRQLGSPFQGHPNMLELCGVEISSGSLGQGLGVAVGAALAAKLNGQSHRIYCIMGDGEQQEGSIWEAAMSASQFKLDNLCGILDKNKLQIDGWTKDVMNIEPIADKYRAFGWHVIEIDGHDIAQIATAFEEAKTIKGKPTIVIGDTIKGKGVSFMENEAGWHGIAPKKEQFEKAIEELRFPGLTDERIKELLDYASAHAKRAAENAKSKLPKFKRDYWWNSSNEMQVEMEPTRMGFGKGLAKIGDDPRIVTIHADISASIRITAFEENNPERKNRVFSVGIAEQNMMAVAGGLAKEGKIPITGTYGVFAAGRAWDQIRTTICYANLNVKIAGAHGGISVGPDGATHQALEEISLMAILPNMNLIVPADSIETERATKIGILDVVGPVYIRYAREATPIISTFDTPFVFGKANVIRYRGAKPNFVDAFETILASEYKNENEDIAIIACGPMVPEAMRAAWILKEEFGMETRVLNVHTVKPIDKDAIIRAANETGAVITAEEHQVGGFGNIVAGILLKSTEKPIAFDMIGVQDKFGESGQPWELMQVFGLCAEHLADRAKKLVESK from the coding sequence ATGGCTGTTAAGCAATCGGTGATTTCCGAAGAGGAAGTGCAGAGGCTAGAAGCAATTGCTAAGGAGCTTCGAGCCTACAACCTTATTTCCATATATGCTGCCGGGTCAGGGCATCCGGGCGGAACGTTATCAATAATCGACTTCGTTACCGTGCTTTATTTCCACACGCTAAACCACAAACCGGATGACCCATGTTGGGAAGGTAGGGATCGAGTATTTTGGTCAACCGGTCACAAAGCGCCAGCGTTGTATGTAGCCCTCGCGCGAGCTGGGTACTTCCCAATCGAGGAAGCTATGCGCCTCCGCCAGCTTGGAAGCCCATTCCAAGGACATCCAAATATGCTGGAACTCTGTGGCGTTGAAATCTCAAGCGGCTCGCTTGGCCAGGGGCTGGGTGTTGCAGTTGGTGCGGCCCTCGCTGCAAAATTAAACGGCCAGTCACACCGAATCTATTGCATCATGGGTGATGGCGAACAGCAAGAAGGAAGCATATGGGAAGCCGCCATGTCGGCTAGCCAATTCAAGCTAGACAATCTCTGCGGAATTCTCGATAAAAACAAGCTTCAAATTGATGGTTGGACGAAGGATGTCATGAACATTGAGCCAATTGCCGACAAGTATCGGGCTTTTGGCTGGCACGTTATTGAGATAGACGGTCATGATATTGCTCAAATCGCAACGGCGTTTGAGGAAGCAAAAACAATCAAGGGCAAGCCAACAATAGTAATTGGCGACACGATTAAGGGCAAGGGCGTTTCATTCATGGAGAATGAAGCGGGCTGGCATGGCATAGCCCCTAAGAAAGAACAATTCGAAAAGGCAATTGAGGAACTAAGATTCCCCGGGCTGACAGATGAAAGAATCAAGGAGTTGCTCGACTACGCCTCAGCTCATGCCAAACGCGCTGCGGAAAATGCAAAATCGAAACTACCTAAATTCAAGCGCGATTACTGGTGGAACTCCAGCAACGAAATGCAAGTTGAAATGGAACCAACTCGAATGGGCTTTGGCAAAGGGCTTGCAAAAATTGGCGATGATCCAAGAATTGTAACAATTCACGCCGATATATCAGCCTCAATTCGTATTACTGCCTTCGAGGAAAACAATCCCGAACGCAAAAACCGAGTCTTCAGCGTTGGCATTGCTGAGCAGAACATGATGGCAGTTGCAGGTGGCCTTGCGAAGGAGGGAAAAATTCCCATTACTGGGACCTACGGCGTATTCGCTGCTGGTCGGGCATGGGACCAGATTCGCACAACTATTTGTTATGCGAATCTCAACGTGAAAATTGCAGGCGCACATGGTGGAATCTCAGTTGGGCCAGACGGTGCAACTCACCAAGCGCTTGAGGAAATCAGCCTTATGGCAATTCTCCCGAACATGAACCTGATTGTGCCAGCAGATTCCATAGAAACCGAACGAGCAACCAAGATTGGGATCCTAGACGTTGTTGGCCCGGTTTATATTCGGTATGCAAGAGAGGCAACGCCGATAATTAGCACTTTCGACACGCCTTTCGTTTTTGGGAAAGCCAATGTAATTCGCTACCGAGGCGCAAAACCTAATTTCGTTGATGCCTTCGAAACCATTTTGGCGTCCGAATATAAGAACGAGAATGAGGATATTGCCATTATCGCATGTGGACCTATGGTTCCTGAGGCAATGCGTGCGGCATGGATACTTAAGGAAGAGTTTGGCATGGAAACAAGGGTTCTAAACGTTCACACAGTCAAGCCAATAGACAAGGATGCTATCATCCGTGCGGCAAATGAAACTGGCGCTGTTATTACTGCGGAAGAGCACCAAGTCGGCGGCTTCGGAAACATCGTAGCAGGAATCCTACTGAAAAGCACTGAGAAGCCGATAGCATTCGATATGATAGGAGTTCAAGACAAGTTCGGCGAATCAGGACAGCCTTGGGAACTCATGCAAGTATTTGGCCTATGTGCAGAACATCTTGCTGATAGGGCGAAGAAGCTTGTTGAATCGAAATAA
- a CDS encoding S8 family serine peptidase, giving the protein MRTSRNQAIQGELFRPFFWLLTAILLFILYAPASAQLEVVLAPPPEPNVKPMIVHPLEADGDCDKIGDSIQKRIREIHNAIALTPDPLRKALLKKQLDVPVRVELIFNRQITQGQLENFIALGGKVEHIYRAVSYGWTGIMPLGAVEMLKAQMGDSLVAIIEDQPVELHLDEATRTGRVRPIWAPGFAGNSSGYSGNSGTTIAVLDTGIDASHTDLSGRMQYWKDWTSDNEPNPIDHGAHGTHVAGIALGTGGAAGSSTSLLYYTDSGDMSGLTNGYFYPSPIHIPGGLYTTFTSTATWVGDKTTSLYGLYRANGSTGSYSALSSASSGSSPLTETNTFTSSSQYQYTAGLIQNASKSVGRYAVANSVTYSGIGDGFNTFRGVAPGCRWAGLKVFKNDGTGSTTDIGEALDDIVSKRVTHNIKVANMSLGVSGSPGLNTTLRAKTNTAVNNGIVIVCSAGNDGPGTSGANQIDDPGRAALAITVAASNDINELTQYTSSGFSSPGSDEDYKPDVMAPGGSYYYSLILSADTNNSDAEVSTFADVQANDYCNMAGTSMSSPFVAGAAALVIQALEENGLVWNFNSNAHPLLVKMLLCATCTESNANREVNSGTNPTLGRAAAPKDLFEGFGLINPDAAVEAVKLVYNGSIIIGSTTGGYYDRRAWARKVNLVSGVQFAVNLDVPSTGDFDLYLYSGTPDSKGNPVIRAYSTNEGSGVDEAISYTPSASETGYLVIKRVSGSGTWNLSPPDPTPPTTPVVTDDGAFTTSTTTIHATWAASDPESGIAEYQYAISTTKFESGIIPNGGWVSVGTQQSGTRNDLSLSYGHVYYVLVKAKNGAGLWSEIGVSDGVTVVQNTPMTIGGAKLLPNGSTVGLNYKVVTAVFTDCFYIEEESKAAGIRVTPIEMPEGISAGKLINVGGTMQTIGRERHINGATAAVGASCPIESLLLINRAVGGEPWNYNEVTGAGQAGIDGACGLNNIGLLICTTGRVTCVEGTDFWLDDGSRVTGDTGHEGIRVSAIGIADFPSVNNYVKVTGISSCIQSGSNLCPLIRATDLVIIQ; this is encoded by the coding sequence ATGAGAACATCCCGTAATCAGGCGATTCAGGGCGAGCTCTTTAGACCTTTTTTCTGGCTACTCACGGCAATTTTACTTTTTATCCTTTACGCACCAGCCTCCGCACAACTAGAAGTTGTCCTTGCTCCACCTCCTGAACCTAATGTAAAGCCTATGATTGTGCATCCACTGGAAGCAGATGGCGATTGTGACAAGATAGGGGATAGCATCCAAAAGCGAATTCGCGAAATCCATAACGCAATTGCTCTCACACCTGACCCGCTTCGCAAAGCATTACTTAAAAAGCAACTGGATGTACCCGTCCGGGTTGAGTTGATATTTAATCGCCAAATTACGCAGGGGCAACTCGAAAATTTTATCGCCTTGGGAGGCAAAGTTGAACATATCTATCGGGCGGTTAGCTATGGTTGGACAGGAATAATGCCGCTCGGTGCTGTCGAAATGCTTAAGGCTCAAATGGGCGACTCTTTGGTAGCCATAATCGAAGACCAACCAGTTGAACTTCACCTTGATGAGGCGACCAGGACGGGCAGGGTTCGCCCTATTTGGGCCCCAGGATTTGCCGGCAATTCCTCAGGATATTCGGGCAACAGTGGGACGACAATTGCTGTCCTGGATACGGGAATAGATGCATCGCATACCGACCTTTCAGGCAGAATGCAGTACTGGAAGGACTGGACAAGTGATAATGAACCCAATCCCATTGATCATGGCGCCCACGGAACTCACGTTGCTGGAATCGCTCTAGGAACCGGCGGCGCAGCCGGGTCTTCAACGTCGTTGCTATACTATACCGACAGCGGCGATATGTCTGGATTAACCAATGGCTATTTCTACCCATCGCCAATCCATATCCCAGGCGGATTGTATACAACCTTCACAAGCACTGCGACTTGGGTCGGTGACAAAACTACTAGTTTATATGGTTTATACCGCGCGAATGGTTCTACCGGAAGCTATTCTGCGTTAAGTAGCGCTTCGAGCGGAAGTTCGCCGCTTACCGAGACCAACACATTTACCTCTTCGTCACAGTATCAGTATACCGCCGGATTGATCCAAAACGCATCCAAGAGCGTTGGGAGATATGCGGTGGCGAACTCAGTGACCTATTCTGGAATTGGGGATGGATTCAATACATTTCGAGGTGTTGCCCCCGGATGCCGCTGGGCAGGATTGAAAGTATTTAAAAACGATGGCACAGGTTCAACAACGGATATTGGTGAAGCTCTGGACGATATTGTGTCTAAGAGGGTAACTCACAATATCAAGGTTGCCAATATGAGCTTGGGAGTCTCTGGGAGCCCGGGTCTAAATACTACTCTGCGGGCAAAGACAAATACGGCTGTCAACAACGGAATAGTGATTGTTTGTTCAGCAGGCAATGATGGACCGGGCACCAGTGGGGCAAATCAGATTGATGACCCAGGCAGAGCCGCGCTTGCGATAACCGTGGCGGCGAGCAATGACATCAATGAGCTTACCCAGTATACGAGCAGTGGTTTTAGTTCACCTGGATCAGACGAGGATTATAAACCCGATGTCATGGCGCCAGGTGGTTCGTACTACTATTCGCTCATACTTTCTGCTGATACAAACAATTCAGATGCCGAAGTCTCTACGTTTGCCGATGTGCAAGCAAATGACTACTGCAACATGGCAGGAACTTCTATGTCATCACCGTTCGTTGCGGGGGCGGCGGCGTTAGTAATTCAAGCGCTTGAGGAAAATGGTCTTGTTTGGAATTTCAATTCAAATGCTCACCCTTTGTTGGTGAAAATGCTCTTGTGCGCGACATGCACAGAGTCAAATGCGAATCGTGAGGTCAATTCTGGCACGAACCCAACGCTTGGGCGTGCGGCAGCTCCTAAGGACCTATTTGAGGGGTTCGGTCTTATAAATCCTGATGCTGCAGTTGAAGCCGTGAAATTGGTTTATAATGGCTCAATAATCATCGGTTCAACTACTGGAGGGTATTACGATAGAAGAGCTTGGGCCAGAAAGGTCAATTTGGTTTCAGGTGTACAGTTTGCGGTTAACCTGGATGTTCCTTCTACAGGTGATTTTGACCTTTATCTCTATTCGGGGACACCAGATAGTAAAGGAAACCCAGTGATTCGCGCCTACAGTACCAACGAAGGAAGCGGCGTTGATGAAGCGATTAGCTATACACCTTCTGCAAGCGAAACCGGTTATCTGGTTATCAAACGTGTAAGCGGTAGCGGGACGTGGAATTTATCGCCTCCAGATCCTACGCCGCCAACCACACCGGTGGTAACCGATGATGGCGCTTTCACCACGAGTACAACCACTATCCATGCAACTTGGGCGGCATCGGATCCTGAGTCTGGCATCGCCGAGTACCAATATGCCATTAGCACGACAAAGTTTGAGTCGGGTATAATCCCAAACGGCGGCTGGGTAAGCGTCGGCACCCAGCAGAGTGGAACACGTAATGACCTTTCTCTTTCTTATGGACATGTTTATTACGTGCTCGTGAAAGCCAAAAATGGCGCCGGCCTCTGGAGCGAAATAGGCGTTTCCGACGGTGTAACGGTCGTTCAAAATACCCCAATGACCATAGGCGGCGCAAAGCTCCTGCCGAATGGCTCCACTGTTGGATTGAATTACAAGGTAGTCACTGCAGTTTTTACCGATTGCTTCTACATCGAGGAAGAAAGCAAAGCAGCCGGTATTCGTGTTACTCCTATTGAAATGCCAGAAGGAATTTCAGCAGGTAAGCTTATAAATGTTGGCGGAACAATGCAAACAATTGGCCGCGAGAGACACATAAATGGAGCCACTGCCGCTGTTGGGGCTTCTTGCCCTATAGAATCTCTCTTGCTTATCAACCGCGCTGTGGGAGGCGAGCCTTGGAATTACAACGAAGTTACGGGAGCTGGGCAGGCAGGTATTGACGGCGCATGCGGACTTAACAATATAGGACTCCTTATCTGTACGACCGGCCGCGTAACCTGCGTTGAGGGAACGGATTTTTGGCTAGATGACGGCTCTCGAGTTACTGGTGACACTGGACATGAGGGAATAAGGGTTTCTGCTATTGGCATTGCAGATTTCCCATCGGTGAACAATTATGTAAAGGTTACCGGTATTAGTTCATGCATACAGTCGGGGTCGAATCTCTGCCCGCTTATTCGAGCAACTGACTTGGTGATAATTCAGTAG
- a CDS encoding Gfo/Idh/MocA family oxidoreductase — translation MAKKKVNVGLVGYLFMGKAHSVGYRDCAFAFPDVKAEPVMKEICGLVGAEAAQYAKQYGWERSSEGYQHVVEADDIDLVDIATGNDTHKEIAIAAAKNGKHIFCEKPMAMNTAECKEMIDAAEKAGIIHMINFNYRRVPAVELAKQMVEKGMIGTPYHFRAVYLQDWIVDPEFPLVWRLQKDKAGSGAHGDLNAHIIDLARYLCGEFDEVCGLMKTFIKQRPVLSAATGGLSAKAGKQMGEVTVDDATLFLAKFKNGAVGTFEATRFATGNRNGNHFELNGSDGSIRFNLERLNELEFFNRKDKEGQQGWKTILVTDPPHPYIKGWWPAGHIIGWQHTFVHQIYNLMNGIATGKNPAPDFYDGLKCQMVLDAVEKSAETGQWVKV, via the coding sequence ATGGCAAAGAAAAAGGTCAACGTCGGACTTGTGGGCTATTTGTTCATGGGGAAGGCGCATAGCGTTGGTTATCGCGACTGCGCATTTGCTTTCCCAGATGTCAAGGCCGAACCCGTCATGAAGGAGATATGTGGGCTTGTTGGTGCTGAAGCGGCGCAATATGCAAAGCAGTATGGTTGGGAGCGGTCAAGCGAAGGTTATCAACATGTGGTTGAAGCCGATGACATCGATTTGGTAGATATTGCTACCGGGAACGATACGCACAAAGAGATTGCGATTGCGGCTGCAAAAAATGGCAAGCACATCTTCTGCGAAAAACCAATGGCAATGAACACGGCTGAATGTAAGGAGATGATAGATGCCGCCGAGAAGGCAGGTATCATCCACATGATAAACTTTAACTACCGCCGTGTTCCAGCTGTTGAGCTGGCAAAGCAAATGGTTGAAAAGGGAATGATAGGCACGCCTTATCATTTCAGGGCTGTTTACCTGCAAGATTGGATTGTAGACCCCGAATTCCCGCTTGTTTGGAGACTTCAGAAAGATAAAGCCGGCTCAGGTGCTCATGGTGACCTCAATGCTCATATTATTGACCTTGCCCGCTACCTTTGCGGTGAGTTTGATGAGGTATGTGGTTTAATGAAAACCTTTATCAAACAGCGTCCAGTTCTCTCAGCAGCGACAGGAGGGTTAAGCGCTAAAGCTGGAAAGCAGATGGGTGAGGTTACTGTTGACGATGCGACGCTTTTCCTCGCCAAATTCAAGAATGGGGCAGTTGGCACCTTTGAGGCAACTCGCTTCGCCACCGGAAACCGTAATGGAAATCACTTCGAGCTAAACGGTAGCGATGGGAGCATACGATTTAATTTAGAGAGACTAAATGAGCTGGAATTCTTTAATCGCAAAGACAAAGAAGGACAGCAAGGTTGGAAAACAATCCTTGTAACAGACCCGCCGCATCCATACATCAAGGGTTGGTGGCCAGCAGGACACATAATAGGTTGGCAACATACGTTTGTTCATCAGATATACAATCTAATGAACGGAATTGCTACAGGCAAAAATCCGGCGCCTGACTTCTACGATGGATTGAAATGCCAAATGGTGCTAGATGCTGTAGAAAAGTCGGCCGAGACTGGACAGTGGGTAAAAGTATAA